One stretch of Streptomyces sp. A2-16 DNA includes these proteins:
- a CDS encoding ABC transporter permease gives MSMAQHAEPAVNTPPAPGPEETDGRTVQRTLTLRALARPDVGVFLGAAAVYVFFLIAAPPVRDAGSMANILYQSSTLGIMTVPVALLMIGGEFDLSAGVAVITSALTASMLSYQLTMNVWVGVIAALIVSLGIGFLNGWLVVRTGLPSFLVTLGSFLILQGVNLAVTKLVTGNVATNDISDMDGFSSAKRVFASSFDIGGVQVKITIFWWLLFAAIATWVLLRTRYGNWIFAVGGNKDSSRAVGVPVAFTKISLFMLVGVGAWFVGMHQLFSFNTVQSGEGIGQELIYISAAVIGGCLLTGGAGSAIGPVFGAFMFGMVQQGIVYANWNPDWFKAFLGVMLLGAVLINQWVQRTATRR, from the coding sequence ATGAGCATGGCCCAGCACGCCGAGCCGGCGGTGAACACACCGCCGGCCCCCGGCCCGGAGGAAACCGACGGCCGGACCGTGCAACGCACCCTGACGTTGAGGGCGTTGGCCCGGCCCGATGTGGGCGTCTTTCTCGGTGCCGCCGCCGTGTACGTGTTCTTCCTGATCGCGGCACCGCCGGTGCGCGACGCCGGCTCGATGGCGAACATCCTCTACCAGTCGTCGACCCTCGGCATCATGACCGTCCCGGTGGCGCTGCTGATGATCGGCGGCGAGTTCGACCTGTCGGCCGGCGTCGCTGTGATCACCTCCGCCCTCACCGCGAGCATGCTCAGCTACCAGCTGACCATGAACGTCTGGGTCGGCGTGATCGCCGCCCTGATCGTCTCCCTCGGCATCGGCTTCCTCAACGGCTGGCTCGTGGTCAGGACCGGCTTGCCCAGCTTCCTGGTCACCCTGGGATCCTTCCTGATCCTGCAAGGGGTGAACCTCGCGGTGACCAAGCTGGTCACCGGCAACGTCGCCACCAACGACATCAGCGACATGGACGGCTTCAGCAGCGCCAAGAGGGTCTTCGCCTCCAGCTTCGACATCGGCGGCGTCCAGGTGAAGATCACCATCTTCTGGTGGCTGCTGTTCGCCGCGATCGCGACCTGGGTGCTCCTGCGCACCAGGTACGGCAACTGGATCTTCGCCGTCGGCGGCAACAAGGACAGCTCGCGAGCCGTCGGCGTGCCGGTGGCCTTCACCAAGATCTCGCTGTTCATGCTGGTCGGCGTCGGCGCCTGGTTCGTCGGCATGCACCAACTGTTCTCCTTCAACACCGTGCAGTCCGGCGAGGGCATCGGCCAGGAACTCATCTACATCTCGGCCGCGGTGATCGGCGGCTGTCTGCTGACCGGCGGCGCCGGATCCGCGATCGGCCCGGTCTTCGGGGCGTTCATGTTCGGCATGGTCCAGCAGGGCATCGTCTACGCCAACTGGAACCCGGACTGGTTCAAGGCCTTCCTCGGCGTGATGCTGCTCGGCGCCGTCCTGATCAATCAGTGGGTCCAGCGCACAGCGACCCGGAGGTGA
- a CDS encoding ATP-binding cassette domain-containing protein, which yields MTNHASGTHGAVLAHDVPDDAERLIVQLRNAGKAYGNIRALHGVNLKVRPGQVTCVLGDNGAGKSTLIKIISGLHQHTEGEFLVDNTPVRFSTPREALDKGIATVYQDLAVVPLMPVWRNFFLGSEMTKGPWPIRRLDIERMKKTADHELREMGIVLDDLEQPIGTLSGGQRQCVAIARAVYFGARILILDEPTAALGVKQSGVVLKYVAAARDRGLGVIFITHNPHHAYMVGDHFSVLRLGTMELSAARDQITLEELTNHMAGGAELAALKHELSQVRGVDTEALPEGEDLTAPVAATGEAAAS from the coding sequence ATGACGAACCACGCAAGCGGCACCCACGGCGCCGTCCTCGCCCACGATGTCCCCGACGACGCCGAGCGCCTGATCGTCCAACTGCGCAACGCCGGCAAGGCCTACGGCAACATCCGCGCCCTGCACGGCGTGAACCTGAAGGTCCGGCCCGGCCAGGTCACCTGTGTCCTGGGCGACAACGGCGCCGGCAAGTCCACCCTGATCAAGATCATCTCCGGGCTGCACCAGCACACCGAGGGCGAGTTCCTCGTCGACAACACCCCGGTGCGCTTCTCCACCCCGCGCGAGGCGTTGGACAAGGGCATTGCCACCGTCTACCAGGACCTCGCCGTCGTCCCGCTGATGCCGGTGTGGCGCAACTTCTTCCTCGGCTCCGAGATGACCAAGGGCCCCTGGCCCATCCGCCGTCTCGACATCGAGAGGATGAAGAAGACCGCCGACCACGAGCTGCGTGAGATGGGCATCGTCCTGGACGATCTCGAACAGCCCATCGGCACGCTCTCCGGCGGCCAGCGCCAGTGCGTGGCCATCGCCCGCGCCGTCTACTTCGGCGCCCGCATCCTCATCCTGGACGAGCCCACCGCCGCCCTGGGCGTGAAGCAGTCCGGTGTGGTGCTCAAGTACGTGGCCGCCGCCCGAGACCGCGGCCTCGGGGTCATCTTCATCACCCACAACCCCCACCACGCCTACATGGTCGGCGACCACTTCAGCGTGCTGCGCCTGGGCACCATGGAACTGTCCGCGGCCCGCGATCAGATCACCCTCGAAGAGCTCACCAACCACATGGCCGGCGGCGCCGAACTCGCAGCCCTCAAGCACGAGTTGTCCCAGGTTCGTGGCGTCGACACCGAGGCTCTGCCGGAAGGGGAAGACCTCACCGCGCCCGTGGCGGCCACGGGCGAGGCGGCCGCGTCCTGA
- a CDS encoding substrate-binding domain-containing protein: MHRNHRAAVLTATVLAGTLLAAGCSSSSGGKKSEEGNAAASAGKATTPRMTVAMVTHASPGDTFWDLVRKGAQAAAAKDNVKLVYSSDPNAGNQANLVQNAIDQKVDGIALTAAKPSAMKDVVAKATAAGIPVVGFNSGVGDWKQLGMLEYFGQDENIAGQAFGQRLNQLGAKHALCVIQEQGQVALEARCAGLKKGFSGQTDILYVNGTDMPSVKATITAKLKQDSSIDQLVTLGAPIALTAVQSLSDAGSKAKLATFDLNKDLVKAVQDGKVEFAVDQQPYLQGYLAVDAIWLYRTNGNFSGGSTAPVLTGPAFIDKTNVDTVAKFAANGTR; the protein is encoded by the coding sequence ATGCACAGAAACCACCGAGCCGCGGTCCTCACCGCTACCGTCCTGGCCGGGACCCTGCTGGCCGCCGGCTGTTCCAGCAGCTCGGGCGGCAAGAAGTCCGAGGAAGGCAACGCGGCCGCCTCGGCGGGCAAGGCCACCACCCCGCGCATGACGGTGGCCATGGTCACCCACGCCTCCCCCGGCGACACGTTCTGGGACCTGGTCCGCAAGGGCGCCCAGGCCGCAGCCGCCAAGGACAACGTCAAGCTCGTGTACTCCAGCGACCCCAACGCGGGCAACCAGGCCAACCTGGTCCAGAACGCCATCGACCAGAAGGTCGACGGCATCGCCCTGACCGCCGCCAAGCCCAGCGCCATGAAGGACGTCGTGGCCAAGGCCACCGCCGCCGGCATCCCCGTCGTCGGCTTCAACTCCGGCGTCGGCGACTGGAAGCAGCTCGGCATGCTCGAGTACTTCGGCCAGGACGAGAACATCGCGGGCCAGGCCTTCGGCCAGCGCCTGAACCAGCTCGGCGCCAAGCACGCCCTGTGCGTCATCCAGGAGCAGGGGCAGGTCGCCCTGGAGGCCCGCTGCGCCGGCTTGAAGAAGGGCTTCAGCGGCCAGACGGACATCCTTTACGTCAACGGCACGGACATGCCGTCGGTGAAGGCGACGATCACCGCCAAACTGAAGCAGGACTCGTCCATCGACCAGCTGGTCACCCTCGGCGCGCCGATCGCGCTGACGGCGGTCCAGTCGTTGTCCGACGCCGGCAGCAAGGCCAAGCTCGCCACCTTCGACCTCAACAAGGACCTGGTGAAGGCCGTCCAGGACGGCAAGGTCGAGTTCGCCGTGGACCAGCAGCCGTATCTGCAGGGCTACCTCGCCGTCGACGCCATCTGGTTGTACAGGACGAACGGCAACTTCAGCGGCGGCAGCACCGCGCCCGTCCTCACCGGCCCCGCCTTCATCGACAAGACCAACGTCGACACGGTCGCCAAGTTCGCCGCGAACGGGACCCGGTGA